DNA from Desulforegula conservatrix Mb1Pa:
GTGCTGGTGTTTTTGATGAAGCTGTTGCAATATCTGTAATGCATGCTGCTGATTCTTTCCTGTCTTTTTCCTTTGGCGGCCTTCTCCCTCCGCGCCGTCTGGGAAAAGAACAGGGTCAAGTATTGCAGATGTTAACGGATTTCCTTCTTCATCAGTTATGTCCAAATCAACCGATCTAAGGGTAAAGGCTAAAGGCTCTGGATATTCGGCATCTTTCATCTTGGTACAGGTCAGGGTTATTATACTTTTATCTTTGGCGTATCTTTCCACTTTGAATTCAGCGTCAACCGCACCCTTTAGTGAGGATGAGCCTCTGGCCCTTGATTTGTCTGCTATCCCTGTATGATGGACAAGAAAAACCGTTGAGCCATAAAGGGCTTTGAGTCTGTCGCATTCGGCTATAAACTGCCCCATGTCCTTTGCGCTGTTCTCGTCGCCTGCTCCAAAGCTCCTCGCCACCGTGTCAATC
Protein-coding regions in this window:
- a CDS encoding AAA family ATPase, with the translated sequence MAVQFFQTSSQFQFLCQEIDKAEKEAGHIALIVIDTVARSFGAGDENSAKDMGQFIAECDRLKALYGSTVFLVHHTGIADKSRARGSSSLKGAVDAEFKVERYAKDKSIITLTCTKMKDAEYPEPLAFTLRSVDLDITDEEGNPLTSAILDPVLFPDGAEGEGRQRKKTGKNQQHALQILQQLHQKHQHNLEEGDYDPNQAKVKYQDWKGDCIKKMGARRFREVENSLTESGKISKDVDYVYLEPD